Proteins from a single region of Bogoriella caseilytica:
- a CDS encoding RidA family protein, with amino-acid sequence MTRFLEASETAVDTRPPLSDVAEYAYAAITRGGATLIHLAGACPLAADGSTTPIGDVRGQAAVCVANLEQSLAAAGASITDLVKTTVYVASADQADLVAAWEVIRDGLAPHRPPSTLLGVAALGYDDQLVEIEAVAAIGASGP; translated from the coding sequence GTGACCAGATTCCTCGAGGCCTCCGAGACCGCCGTCGATACCCGACCGCCCCTGTCCGACGTCGCCGAGTACGCCTACGCCGCGATCACCCGCGGGGGCGCCACCCTGATCCACCTCGCCGGGGCGTGCCCCCTGGCCGCCGACGGATCGACGACGCCGATCGGGGACGTCCGCGGGCAGGCGGCTGTGTGCGTGGCGAACCTGGAGCAGTCGCTCGCCGCCGCCGGCGCCTCGATCACCGATCTGGTGAAGACCACCGTGTACGTGGCCTCGGCAGATCAGGCCGATCTGGTAGCAGCCTGGGAGGTCATTCGCGATGGGCTCGCCCCGCATCGCCCGCCCAGCACTCTCCTGGGCGTGGCGGCGTTGGGCTACGACGACCAGCTCGTCGAGATCGAGGCCGTGGCCGCCATCGGCGCGAGCGGCCCGTGA
- a CDS encoding formylglycine-generating enzyme family protein, whose translation MPTSALDFLPIPAGSLELRDARRQTTRLVELAEYSIAATPVTWAQYTAVTGAPLPPGVSPSSPAHSISWFDAAHWCNAASAQRGLPPAYEFDGDSVGWRVESAGYRLPTEAEWEWACRATTTGPTYGDLQDIAWAAADEVDGPQPVGTKKPNPFGLYDMLGNIWEWCWDYADTARYADYRVLRGGGWADKPWSIRASVRRASTPGTRLDDVGFRPARGVVGEPGSQSAQGWSARADRERADRPGPRPAGWTPLE comes from the coding sequence CCCGACTGGTGGAACTCGCCGAGTACTCCATCGCCGCCACACCGGTGACCTGGGCGCAGTACACGGCAGTGACCGGCGCACCGCTTCCGCCAGGCGTTTCCCCCAGCAGCCCGGCCCATTCGATCTCCTGGTTCGACGCCGCGCACTGGTGCAATGCGGCTTCCGCTCAGCGCGGGCTGCCCCCGGCCTACGAGTTCGACGGCGACTCCGTAGGGTGGCGGGTCGAGTCCGCGGGCTACCGGCTCCCCACGGAGGCCGAGTGGGAGTGGGCCTGCCGCGCCACCACCACCGGGCCCACCTACGGTGACCTGCAGGACATCGCCTGGGCCGCGGCGGACGAGGTGGACGGGCCACAGCCGGTGGGCACCAAGAAGCCGAACCCTTTCGGGCTCTACGACATGCTCGGCAACATCTGGGAGTGGTGCTGGGATTACGCCGATACCGCCCGGTACGCCGACTACCGGGTACTCCGTGGCGGGGGGTGGGCCGACAAGCCGTGGAGCATCCGGGCCTCGGTACGGCGGGCCAGCACGCCCGGCACCAGGCTGGACGACGTCGGGTTCCGGCCAGCACGCGGCGTTGTCGGCGAGCCCGGAAGCCAATCAGCACAGGGGTGGTCAGCTCGCGCTGACCGAGAACGCGCTGACCGCCCCGGCCCGCGCCCCGCGGGATGGACGCCGCTGGAGTAG
- a CDS encoding MerR family transcriptional regulator, translating into MKRAGSAPEQSTMHIGAVAERAGMSLRSLRHYDEVGLLTPSGRSAGGFRLYTDDDVERLMLIRRMKPLGFSLDAMRELLELTDHLASGSDTEAQRRLEEFIADAESRREELARTLEMADEFIERLHGQSAQRS; encoded by the coding sequence ATGAAACGTGCCGGATCCGCCCCCGAACAGAGCACGATGCACATCGGTGCCGTCGCCGAGCGTGCCGGGATGTCACTGCGGAGCCTGCGCCACTACGACGAGGTCGGCCTGCTCACCCCCTCAGGGCGCAGCGCAGGTGGCTTCCGGCTCTATACCGACGACGACGTCGAGCGCCTGATGCTGATCCGGCGGATGAAGCCGCTCGGGTTCTCGTTGGATGCGATGCGCGAGCTGCTGGAGCTCACCGATCACCTGGCGAGCGGCTCCGATACCGAGGCGCAGCGACGGCTCGAGGAGTTCATCGCTGACGCCGAATCGCGGCGTGAGGAGCTGGCCCGCACCCTGGAGATGGCCGACGAGTTCATCGAACGTCTCCATGGGCAAAGCGCTCAGCGCAGCTGA
- a CDS encoding peptide chain release factor 3 produces the protein MRPNGPATDTEAATQARRRRTFAVISHPDAGKSTLTEALALHAQAITEAGHINGKAGRRHTVSDWMSMEQARGISISSASLQLTYRDTVLNLVDTPGHADFSEDTYRVLAAVDAAIMLVDAAKGLEAQTMKLFAVCKHRGIPIITVINKWDRPGRDPLELMDEITERTGLTPTPLTWPVGIAGDFRGVIDRSEGSYDAFTATAGGAQIAPEEHMDAEQAAAREGEAWITAQEESELLEASGAQHEQETFLAGVSTPVLFAAAVKNFGVRRLLDTLVELAPPATPRPDHAGNPRPVEAPFSAMVFKLQTGMNTAHRDRVAFVRVCSGVFERGMVVTTARTGRPFATKYAQQAFGQGRDGVDTAYPGDVVGLVNAAALSIGDTIYTGEPVEFPPLPTFAPEHFAVARAVDIGRYKQFRKGITQLEAEGVVQVLRSNLRGDQAPVLAAVGPMQFEVAEHRMADEFSSPVRLETLGYTLARRTDAESAQVLANERGVEVLHRTDGELLALFADQWRMRAVQRNHPDLTLEALIAA, from the coding sequence GTGCGTCCGAATGGACCAGCAACAGACACCGAGGCAGCGACCCAGGCGCGGCGACGCCGCACCTTCGCGGTCATCTCCCACCCCGACGCCGGGAAGTCGACCCTGACCGAGGCGCTGGCCCTGCACGCGCAGGCGATCACCGAGGCGGGCCACATCAACGGCAAGGCGGGCCGGCGCCACACGGTCTCGGACTGGATGTCCATGGAGCAGGCCCGCGGCATCTCGATCAGCTCGGCCTCCCTCCAGCTCACCTACCGCGACACCGTGCTCAACCTGGTGGACACCCCCGGTCACGCGGACTTCTCCGAGGACACCTACCGGGTGCTCGCCGCGGTGGACGCAGCCATCATGCTGGTCGATGCTGCCAAGGGCCTCGAGGCCCAGACCATGAAGCTCTTCGCAGTGTGTAAGCACCGCGGGATCCCGATCATCACGGTGATCAACAAATGGGACCGGCCCGGGCGTGACCCGCTGGAACTCATGGACGAGATCACCGAGCGCACCGGCTTGACGCCGACGCCGCTGACTTGGCCGGTGGGGATCGCCGGGGACTTCCGCGGCGTCATCGATCGCAGCGAAGGCTCCTACGACGCCTTCACCGCCACCGCCGGCGGCGCGCAGATCGCCCCGGAGGAGCACATGGATGCCGAGCAAGCCGCGGCGCGTGAGGGCGAGGCCTGGATCACCGCCCAGGAGGAGTCCGAACTCCTCGAGGCCTCCGGCGCGCAGCACGAGCAGGAGACCTTCCTGGCCGGGGTCTCCACCCCGGTGCTCTTCGCCGCCGCGGTGAAGAACTTCGGCGTCCGGCGCCTGCTGGACACCCTGGTCGAGCTCGCCCCACCGGCCACCCCACGCCCGGACCACGCCGGGAACCCGCGGCCGGTGGAGGCACCGTTCAGCGCCATGGTCTTCAAGCTGCAGACCGGCATGAACACCGCGCACCGCGACCGCGTGGCTTTCGTGCGGGTGTGCTCCGGGGTTTTCGAGCGCGGCATGGTCGTCACCACCGCCCGGACCGGGCGGCCCTTCGCCACCAAGTACGCCCAGCAGGCCTTCGGTCAAGGGCGCGACGGCGTCGACACCGCCTACCCTGGCGACGTCGTCGGGCTGGTCAACGCCGCGGCCCTGTCCATCGGTGACACGATCTACACCGGCGAGCCGGTGGAGTTCCCGCCGCTGCCCACCTTCGCGCCCGAGCACTTCGCCGTGGCCCGCGCCGTCGACATCGGCCGGTACAAGCAGTTCCGCAAGGGCATCACGCAGCTGGAGGCCGAGGGCGTGGTGCAGGTACTGCGCTCGAACCTGCGCGGTGACCAGGCCCCGGTGCTGGCGGCCGTGGGGCCCATGCAGTTCGAGGTGGCCGAGCACCGGATGGCCGACGAGTTCAGTTCACCGGTGCGGTTGGAGACCCTCGGCTACACCCTCGCCCGCCGCACCGACGCCGAATCAGCCCAGGTGCTGGCCAATGAGCGCGGCGTCGAGGTGCTGCACCGCACCGACGGCGAGCTGCTGGCCTTGTTCGCAGACCAGTGGCGGATGCGCGCCGTGCAGCGCAACCACCCCGATCTCACGCTCGAGGCGCTGATCGCGGCCTGA